From the genome of Candidatus Competibacteraceae bacterium:
CTGCTGCACCAGCGCGACGCCGGTCTGCGCAAGGCCGGTCTGGAGGCGTTGCGGCGGATTTATCCCAATGATGCCACCCAGGTCAACCTGCTGGCTCTGAACAGCGAATACGCCGAGATCAGCCAGCCCGCCGCGCGTTTTCTGGCTCGCCAGGGCGACCCCGACACCCTCACGCAGCGACTCGGTGTAGTTAAGGATCAACAGGTTCGACAACGCCTGCGGCGCGGGTTGATCCGCCGCCAAGCCTTCTCCCGTGACGCTTTGGGCGAGTTGCTGCGCGGCGACGCGGCGGCGACGCGGATCGAGGCAGCCTGGATCGCCGGTAACAGCGGTGACCGGGATTTGGCGGAAGCCGTGCAAAGCGCGCTGGAACGAGCGGCGAATGGTTGGCGACAAGCCGACGAACGGCATTTATGGGAACAGGTCAGTGCGGAAGCGCAGGCTTGGCGGGCCAGTCTGTGGGCCGCCCGTCAACTGCAACTCGCCGTCGCGCCAGCGGCGCGGGCCGCACTTGCCGATCCCCGCCATCCAGTAGCGGTACGACGCGAGGCGATTCGCTGTCTGGCCGAGTGCGGCGATGCCAAGGACAGCAACGCGCTGTTGCAAGCGCTGGAGGATGTCGATTCCGGGGTGCGCGCGGCGGCCAGCGCTGCTCTGGCCCGGCTGGGCGGCGACTCCGTGCTCCAACATTTAGAGCGATCCAAGCGCATTGATGGCGCGGCCTTGCGCCCGGTCCTGCGGGCGGTGCTGCCCGGCGCGGATGGCCGCTTGCTGGCCAGCACCGAACAGCGGCAAGCCGCGCTGCCGGTTTATCTGGAGCAGGGAGAAGTCGCGGCGCTGATCCGTCGCGCCACCGCAACCGATGGGGAAGCGGCGGCGCGGTCGAGCGCGATTGCGGCCCTGGGCCGACTGGGTGGCGAAGCCGCGCAAACCACCTTGCAGGGCATCCTGGCCAACAAGAGCGAGGACGGCACGATTCGAGCCATCGCCTTCAAGGGCTTGCGGCGCTTGGAACGACGGGTGGCGAATCGGGTTGCTTCCGGTGGATAACCTCAGGGGGATACCCACAAAATCAATGCTTGCGAACTTCAGCACGAGTGCGCGATTCCCCGCAACGTTCCACCGCCGCCCGCACCCTGTTCAGCGATCCGACGCATACGATTTACCTGAGTGCGGTTTCAGCGTGGGAGATCACGGTCAAGCATGGTTTAGGCTGGTTGCCGCTGGCCGAACCACCGCACCGATATATTCCGACTGAACGGGACAAGCACGATATTCTGTCGCTTGATCTCAGTGAAGCCGCCGTGCTCGAACTGCGGCGACTGCCCAACCATCACCCAGATCCATTCGACCGTATGCTGATTTGCCAAGCGATTGCGCACGGTCTGGCTCTGCTAAC
Proteins encoded in this window:
- a CDS encoding type II toxin-antitoxin system VapC family toxin, translated to MRTSARVRDSPQRSTAARTLFSDPTHTIYLSAVSAWEITVKHGLGWLPLAEPPHRYIPTERDKHDILSLDLSEAAVLELRRLPNHHPDPFDRMLICQAIAHGLALLTPDSHIQAYPVRTAW